Below is a genomic region from Meleagris gallopavo isolate NT-WF06-2002-E0010 breed Aviagen turkey brand Nicholas breeding stock unplaced genomic scaffold, Turkey_5.1 ChrUn_random_7180001900756, whole genome shotgun sequence.
TCCCTCCCCGCCACGTTCCCTCGCCCCGCGCCGCCCCGGCGGTGCCGGTACCTGGTGAAGACGTCGGGGTAGTGCGTTTTCTGGAAGGCCctctccagctcctccagctggtAGCTGGTGAACGTGGTGCGGTAGCGGCGCTGCTTCCTCTTGAGCAGCCCCTCCTCGGAGTCGCTGCCGGCCGACAGGCACACGCTCTCCTCGCCGTCCTTGCCCTCGCCGT
It encodes:
- the LOC104916479 gene encoding homeobox protein ARX; translated protein: MLEEEEDEEEEELEEDDEEELLGEDGGGLLEEARRGAGAAPGAEGGGLSPKEELLLPPEDGEGKDGEESVCLSAGSDSEEGLLKRKQRRYRTTFTSYQLEELERAFQKTHYPDVFTRYRHRRGGAGRGNVAG